A window from Culex pipiens pallens isolate TS chromosome 3, TS_CPP_V2, whole genome shotgun sequence encodes these proteins:
- the LOC120422367 gene encoding probable RNA methyltransferase CG1239 has product MDQTNQPDCGEQQDEAGSRENVPQNGTSETVKCPEPQKPEVTRDLKRLAGPLTGQTVKRKKKLFLYGNYDRYYGYRNNREAPKEDVRLPVFMEQRAFIEGKRMLDIGCNNGSLTLLIAEHCRPASVVGIDIDRNLIGAARNNLAVRQKACDSEALQNVQFRHINYVYADEELLECEKPQYDVIFCLSVTKWIQLNFGDAGVKLAFRRAYRQLHPGGRFVLEPQPWDSYKHRKKLSPEILANFRAIQFRPDAFREYLLGDEVGFREVMELKIPSGGAGSKGFRRPIYVFQK; this is encoded by the exons ATGGATCAAACAAATCAACCAGATTGCGGAGAGCAACAGGACGAGGCCGGTTCCAGGGAGAATGTCCCCCAAAACGGCACCTCGGAAACCGTG AAATGCCCCGAACCACAGAAACCGGAAGTGACCCGTGACCTGAAACGGCTAGCTGGACCACTCACGGGCCAAACCGTCAAACGAAAGAAGAAGCTATTTTTGTACGGGAACTACGACCGCTACTACGGCTACCGGAACAACCGCGAGGCGCCCAAGGAGGACGTCCGGCTGCCGGTTTTCATGGAACAGCGCGCGTTCATCGAGGGCAAGCGCATGTTGGACATTGGCTGCAACAACGGATCGTTGACGCTGCTCATCGCGGAACATTGCCGGCCGGCGAGCGTGGTCGGAATCGACATCGATCGGAATTTGATCGGAGCCGCGCGGAATAACCTGGCGGTGAGGCAAAAGGCTTGCGACTCGGAAGCGCTTCAAAATGTTCAGTTTCGGCATATAAACTACGTTTACGCGGACGAAGAACTGCTGGAGTGCGAAAAACCGCAGTATGACGTGATATTCTGTCTGTCCGTGACCAAGTGGATCCAGCTGAACTTTGGCGATGCCGGCGTTAAATTAGCGTTTCGGCGAGCGTACCGGCAGCTGCACCCGGGTGGTCGATTTGTGTTGGAACCGCAACCCTGGGATAGTTACAAGCATCGGAAGAAGCTGTCGCCGGAGATCTTGGCGAACTTTCGGGCGATCCAGTTCCGACCGGACGCGTTCCGGGAGTACTTGCTGGGCGATGAGGTTGGCTTTCGGGAGGTTATGGAGTTGAAGATTCCGTCGGGTGGTGCGGGAAGCAAGGGCTTTCGGAGGCCGATTtacgtttttcaaaagtga
- the LOC120422370 gene encoding tetratricopeptide repeat protein 37, producing MSSKELKAALKEAREAVKNKKFSDAIKLCNKILREDKENYMALLLMGASYQETDKKEAASYLKRALEANSDQTVALQGLATCADDRDLPEVCEKLLALTPDKYGDMHGKLLGVASRGEQVEKVLGIFERETSKEGEPDRVRSAFQCLSKVLLADPALEGKHETLVERTLEFEVDNPEDPFLHDKFKRYLKLLYKLKLHEKLVRKACAMHDRFRNDNYPLEWICKVYAEELIDDCSMEKLLTKPLQQYIDAAIEIKSDSALALVASGILNYRSGEMTRAKELLRKADSVQPNWSICLKVLAEVYFREKAFGLAENIYRQLKIVNSNLFVALVEDGSVEKLQEASKYCVDLQKDCDDERFLFYCAKMNLLLGNLGDFDGFMNKLKTLNVSQDRLDYLSALRLKSDGKPQEALEILQKHENSCDCLLELAKLYYETQNVEQSFMAALRATKLDPNNAKCFHWLGKLYLHNADTARARKCLEKCISLNPAQKEAIILLSSLYRTLGEWDANSKLLQSSVALGATGSGSAWAHLQLGLHHLGQQKHDEAIAAFRTVIRYDVANITAWEGLADAYMGRGSYSSAAKVFEKTAELKPENPYPKLQLANIKNILRQHRDAVALFEELLSTNEKYFPAVKGIAESYAGLCYYRLGQRLVGKARDHAQSAVDYVTRAIKLKPNFVCLWKLLANVLDTVAEFPRPRSHLLIEGGLAGVAHRKNALLEGEKLFELASRCYSRAIKINGDDSLLWYELALNHYRRATRFGTVREESVKKLSSAVEAAKQAIKLEPSRWQNWNLLGVICANKEINNLALAQHCFIEAISVDKKTAAVGWSNLGVMYLLQGSIGLANKAFGRAQQTDTTCINAWIGQASIAEQMGHGEEAMDLFRHCTQLGYHPESALSYAHWVCSVLSEEDYSKNKRNQFAIENMHALPLSHDSIQWHCIDKHDEASVEALSFLGNISSRLGLWATACEAYRKAAAKANGQQKDHILCDLGQCLLKRKLYSEAVECFQQVSEATYQATVGKALAYFKAGQYQESYAEYEGALNWLATSDLEKAYVLIAMSAMVYAFQGEADAKTILFQCITLPEPPIEALFSACALGLLHKDAVLTELVIKELRKYEDDPKHGHHVVYLVSQFYWANKQKSQSLAYLVSQVHKWPARAKLRQVLAISLLKNHRTPKQNLIVASGIAQSALVLDLHDRQGSTRAEDAAKWLAVASEAVRPVDERRRRVLAQKAVHVDPTCREAWSSLIRVLQAKK from the exons ATGTCCTCGAAGGAACTAAAAGCGGCCCTGAAGGAGGCTCGCGAAGCAGTCAAGAACAAAAAGTTTTCCGATGCCATCAAATTGTGCAAT AAAATCCTCCGCGAGGACAAGGAAAACTACATGGCCCTTCTGCTGATGGGCGCTTCGTACCAGGAGACGGATAAGAAGGAAGCGGCCTCCTACCTTAAGCGTGCCCTCGAGGCAAACTCTGACCAAACGGTGGCGTTGCAGGGGTTGGCCACCTGTGCCGATGACCGGGATCTGCCGGAGGTTTGCGAAAAGTTGCTCGCGTTGACGCCGGACAAGTATGGCGATATGCATGGGAAGCTGCTGGGGGTGGCCAGCAGGGGAGAGCAGGTCGAAAAGGTGTTGGGTATTTTCGAGCGGGAGACGTCGAAGGAGGGGGAGCCGGATCGCGTTCGTTCGGCGTTCCAGTGTCTGTCGAAGGTGCTGCTGGCTGATCCAGCGCTGGAGGGAAAGCATGAGACGTTGGTCGAGCGAACGCTGGAGTTTGAGGTGGACAATCCGGAGGATCCGTTTTTGCATGATAAATTTAAGCGATATTTGAAACTGTTGTACAAGCTGAAACTGCATGAAAAGCTCGTGCGGAAGGCTTGCGCGATGCACGACCGGTTCCGGAACGACAACTACCCGCTGGAGTGGATCTGCAAAGTGTACGCCGAAGAGCTGATTGATGATTGTAGCATGGAGAAGCTGCTAACGAAACCGCTTCAACAGTACATCGACGCAGCGATTGAGATAAAGTCGGATTCCGCGCTGGCGCTGGTCGCCAGTGGAATCTTGAACTACCGCAGTGGGGAAATGACCAGGGCAAAGGAGTTGCTACGCAAGGCGGACTCAGTTCAACCAAATTGGTCCATTTGTTTGAAGGTGCTGGCCGAGGTGTACTTCCGGGAGAAGGCGTTTGGGCTAGCGGAGAATATCTATCGTCAGCTTAAAATTGTGAATTCGAATTTGTTTGTTGCTTTGGTGGAGGATGGCAGCGTGGAAAAGCTGCAGGAAGCTTCCAAATACTGCGTTGATTTGCAGAAGGATTGTGACGACgagagatttttattttattgtgcaaaaatgaatttGCTTCTGGGAAATCTTGGAGATTTTGATGGCTTCATGAATAAGCTAAAAACTTTGAACGTTTCCCAAGATCGTTTGGATTACCTGAGCGCGTTGCGATTGAAATCCGATGGTAAGCCGCAAGAAGCGTTAGAAATCCTACAAAAGCACGAAAACAGCTGCGACTGTCTGCTAGAACTAGCCAAATTGTACTACGAGACCCAAAACGTGGAGCAGAGCTTCATGGCCGCGCTGAGGGCAACCAAACTCGACCCAAACAACGCCAAATGTTTCCACTGGCTCGGCAAGCTCTACCTCCACAACGCGGACACGGCCCGAGCGCGCAAATGTCTGGAAAAGTGCATCAGTCTCAATCCGGCCCAGAAGGAAGCGATCATTCTGCTCAGCTCGCTGTATCGCACCCTCGGCGAATGGGACGCCAACTCGAAGCTGCTGCAAAGCTCGGTTGCGCTCGGTGCCACCGGAAGCGGTTCCGCGTGGGCCCATCTCCAACTCGGGCTGCACCATCTGGGCCAGCAAAAGCACGACGAAGCAATTGCCGCCTTCCGGACGGTGATCCGGTACGACGTGGCCAACATCACCGCCTGGGAGGGCTTGGCCGACGCGTACATGGGCCGGGGTTCGTACTCGTCCGCCGCAAAGGTGTTTGAGAAGACGGCCGAACTGAAGCCGGAAAATCCGTACCCGAAGCTGCAGCTGGCGAATATTAAGAAT ATCCTTCGCCAACACCGTGACGCCGTGGCGCTCTTTGAGGAGCTACTCTCCACCAACGAAAAGTACTTTCCCGCGGTCAAGGGCATCGCCGAGTCGTACGCCGGTCTGTGCTACTACCGGCTGGGTCAGCGCCTGGTCGGCAAAGCCCGCGATCACGCCCAAAGTGCCGTCGATTACGTAACACGAGCGATCAAGCTGAAGCCCAACTTTGTCTGCCTGTGGAAGCTGCTGGCGAACGTGCTGGACACGGTGGCGGAATTCCCACGGCCACGGTCGCACCTGTTGATCGAGGGTGGGCTGGCGGGGGTGGCTCACCGGAAGAATGCGTTGTTGGAGGGGGAGAAGCTGTTCGAGTTGGCCAGTCGGTGCTACAGCCGGGCGATCAAGATCAACGGGGACGACAGTTTGCTGTGGTACGAGCTGGCGTTGAATCACTATCGGCGGGCGACGAGGTTCGGAACGGTTCGGGAAGAGAGTGTGAAGAAGTTGAGTTCGGCGGTTGAGGCAGCGAAGCAAGCGATCAAGTTGGAACCGAGCAGGTGGCAGAATTGGAACCTGCTTGGGGTCATCTGTGCCAACAAGGAGATTAATAATTTGGCCTTGGCTCAGCACTGTTTTATTGAGGCGATTTCGGTTGATAAGAAAACTGCGGCCGTGGGTTGGTCCAACTTGGGTGTGATGTATTTGCTGCAGGGATCGATCGGACTGGCCAACAAGGCCTTCGGACGGGCCCAACAGACGGACACGACCTGCATCAACGCTTGGATTGGGCAAGCCAGCATTGCTGAACAGATGGGTCATGGCGAAGAGGCGATGGATCTGTTTCGACATTGTACACAGCTGGGTTATCATCCGGAATCGGCGCTAAGTTATGCGCACTGGGTCTGCTCGGTTCTCAGTGAGGAAGATTAcagcaaaaacaaacgaaaTCAGTTTGCGATTGAAAACATGCACGCGCTGCCGTTGTCGCACGACTCAATTCAGTGGCATTGCATCGACAAGCACGATGAAGCTTCCGTCGAGGCGCTCAGCTTCCTTGGGAACATCAGCAGCCGGCTGGGACTGTGGGCCACGGCGTGCGAAGCTTACCGAAAAGCGGCGGCCAAAGCCAACGGTCAGCAAAAGGATCACATCTTGTGCGATCTGGGCCAGTGTCTGCTGAAGCGGAAACTGTACTCTGAAGCCGTGGAGTGCTTCCAGCAGGTCAGCGAAGCCACCTACCAGGCCACGGTCGGAAAGGCGTTGGCGTACTTCAAGGCCGGCCAGTATCAGGAATCGTACGCCGAGTACGAAGGCGCACTAAACTGGCTGGCCACATCGGACCTGGAGAAGGCCTACGTGCTGATCGCGATGTCCGCCATGGTGTACGCATTCCAGGGCGAAGCCGACGCCAAAACGATTCTGTTTCAATG CATCACCCTACCCGAACCGCCCATCGAGGCTCTCTTTTCGGCGTGCGCCCTTGGCCTTCTGCACAAAGACGCCGTCCTCACCGAGCTAGTCATCAAGGAGCTGCGCAAGTACGAGGACGATCCCAAGCACGGCCACCACGTGGTCTACCTGGTGTCGCAGTTTTACTGGGCAAAT AAACAAAAGTCCCAATCGCTGGCCTACCTCGTGTCCCAGGTGCACAAGTGGCCCGCCCGGGCCAAGCTGCGTCAAGTCTTAGCCATCTCGCTGCTGAAAAACCATCGCACCCCCAAGCAGAACCTGATCGTGGCCAGTGGGATTGCGCAGAGTGCGCTGGTGCTGGATTTGCACGACCGGCAGGGCAGTACGCGGGCCGAGGATGCGGCCAAATGGCTGGCGGTGGCCAGCGAAGCGGTTCGGCCGGTCGACGAGCGGCGGAGGCGCGTTCTGGCTCAGAAGGCGGTCCACGTGGATCCCACGTGCCGGGAGGCGTGGAGCTCGTTGATTCGGGTGTTGCAGGCCAAAAAGTGA
- the LOC120422377 gene encoding zinc finger protein 845-like, with translation MESLNLLSCRMCLVVPNEDALTFSVFDTFKGELLNELVEMLFSIKFSRNDHLLNICVECVNRINTVQKISKQFKDNDDRLRLLLLSLHEETTDEIDAVDNGQASDNDEEILEEKVIKSEVDLSSSNFDEAQLAEINEDLQQQVDIINSSGNQEVNEEDHFDEGSDNIDDFIVSTLVQPRVRKKAHPNQTPQLPKHKCYFCMQIFDSELALTNHFTEHFAQVPLTCHKCAGIVIKSVRQASKHLALHDEEERPHKCRVCELRFFTRENSLTHERKIHRMKVKIQQNIDGYAERRKLRTYQCSQCGLLASNSDALRKHELTHAEVQPVHTCEICGKQFAARKNLTRHMLIHTGELPYKCDMCTRAYRQAGDLKDHIRGQHTKETPYACSNCDCRFRNVSMLHVHRKKFHSITSGRSSNSRELDNELSE, from the exons ATGGAATCGTTGAACTTGTTAAGTTGCCGCATGTGTCTCGTGGTGCCGAACGAGGATGCGCTCACATTTTCGGTGTTCGACACCTTCAAGGGGGAACTGCTGAACGAACTCGTTGAGATGCTGTTTTCAATCAAG TTTTCCAGAAACGATCACCTGTTGAATATTTGTGTGGAGTGTGTCAATCGTATCAACaccgttcagaaaatttccaagcAATTTAAAGACAATGATGACCGACTGCGACTACTTTTGCTCAGTTTGCATGAAGAAACAACCGATGAAATTGACGCCGTTGACAATGGACAAGCTTCAGACAATGATGAAGAAATACTGGAAGAAAAGGTTATCAAAAGTGAGGTAGATCTCTCTAGCTCAAACTTTGATGAAGCTCAGCTCGCTGAAATAAATGAAGATTTGCAACAGCAAGTGGATATCATAAATAGCTCAGGCAATCAGGAAGTTAATGAGGAGGACCACTTTGACGAAGGATCAGACAACATCGATGATTTCATTGTTAGCACTTTAGTGCAACCGAGAGTGCGCAAGAAAGCCCACCCAAACCAAACGCCGCAACTTCCCAAGCACAAATGCTACTTTTGCATGCAAATCTTTGACAGCGAGCTTGCCCTCACCAACCATTTTACGGAACACTTTGCCCAAGTTCCACTCACCTGCCACAAGTGCGCCGGCATCGTAATCAAATCGGTCCGACAGGCCAGCAAACATTTGGCGCTGCACGACGAGGAAGAGCGACCGCACAAGTGCCGCGTGTGCGAGTTGCGATTCTTCACGCGCGAGAACAGCCTCACACACGAGCGCAAAATCCACCGCATGAAGGTGAAAATTCAGCAAAACATTGACGGCTATGCCGAGAGGCGCAAGTTGAGGACTTATCAGTGCAGCCAATGTGGCCTGCTCGCCAGCAACAGCGACGCACTGCGCAAGCACGAGCTGACCCATGCCGAAGTGCAACCGGTGCACACGTGCGAAATTTGCGGGAAGCAATTTGCCGCCCGCAAGAATCTGACGCGGCACATGTTGATTCATACGG gtGAACTGCCGTACAAGTGTGACATGTGCACGAGAGCCTATCGGCAGGCTGGTGATCTGAAGGATCACATTAGGGGCCAGCACACCAAAGAGACACCGTACGCGTGCAGTAACTGTGATTGTCGGTTTCGGAACGTTTCCATGCTGCACGTGCATCGGAAGAAGTTTCATTCGATCACAAGTGGAAGGAGCAGCAATAGCAGAGAGCTTGATAATGAATTGTCGGAGTGA